A single window of Desulfovibrio desulfuricans DNA harbors:
- a CDS encoding O-acetylhomoserine aminocarboxypropyltransferase/cysteine synthase family protein has protein sequence MSEKKKPRFETLQVHAGQEQPDPATGARAVPIYQTTSFVFDDCAHAEARFNLSNAGNIYSRLTNPTQDAFEQRVAALEGGVAALATASGAAAVTYALQNLAEAGDHIVAEKTLYGGTYNLLAHTLKAWGIDTTFVDPDEPGAFERAITPRTKAIFIETLGNPHSNIVDIEALADLAHKNGIPLVVDNTFATPWLLRPIEHGADVVVHSATKFIGGHGTTLGGVIVDGGKFDWEASGKFPRLCEPEPSYHGLSFTKAVGAAAYAVRARAILLRDLGATLSPFNAFILLQGLETLSLRVERHVSNALAVVEYLAKHPKVERVNHPCLASSPSHALYQRYFPKGGGSIFTFEVKGGAAEARAFIDRLQVFSLLANVADAKSLVIHPASTTHSQLTDAELAETGIRPNTVRLSIGIEHVDDIIEDIAQALG, from the coding sequence ATGAGCGAAAAAAAGAAACCACGTTTTGAAACCCTGCAAGTTCATGCAGGGCAGGAACAGCCGGATCCGGCTACAGGCGCGCGCGCCGTACCGATCTATCAGACAACATCCTTTGTTTTTGACGACTGTGCGCACGCTGAGGCTCGCTTTAACCTCAGCAATGCCGGCAACATATACAGCCGCCTGACCAATCCCACGCAGGACGCCTTTGAACAGCGCGTGGCAGCACTTGAGGGCGGCGTTGCGGCCCTGGCCACGGCCAGCGGCGCAGCAGCGGTCACCTATGCCCTGCAAAATCTGGCCGAAGCGGGCGACCACATTGTGGCCGAAAAAACCCTCTACGGCGGCACCTACAATCTGCTGGCGCACACGCTCAAGGCCTGGGGCATAGACACCACCTTTGTGGACCCCGATGAACCCGGCGCTTTTGAACGCGCCATCACACCGCGCACCAAGGCCATTTTTATTGAGACCCTGGGCAACCCGCACAGCAATATCGTGGATATTGAAGCGCTGGCGGATCTGGCCCACAAAAACGGCATCCCCCTGGTGGTGGACAATACCTTTGCCACCCCCTGGCTGCTGCGCCCCATCGAGCACGGGGCGGACGTTGTTGTGCATTCGGCAACCAAGTTTATTGGCGGCCACGGCACAACCCTTGGCGGCGTGATTGTGGACGGCGGCAAGTTTGACTGGGAGGCCTCAGGCAAGTTTCCCCGGCTGTGCGAGCCGGAACCGAGCTACCACGGCCTGAGCTTTACCAAGGCAGTGGGCGCGGCGGCCTATGCTGTGCGGGCACGGGCCATCCTGCTGCGCGATCTTGGCGCAACGCTTTCACCCTTCAACGCATTTATTCTGCTGCAGGGGCTGGAAACCCTTTCACTACGGGTTGAGCGCCACGTCAGCAATGCGCTGGCAGTGGTGGAATATCTGGCCAAGCATCCCAAGGTTGAGCGGGTCAACCATCCGTGCCTCGCCAGCAGCCCCAGCCATGCCTTGTATCAGCGCTATTTTCCCAAGGGGGGCGGCTCCATCTTTACCTTTGAGGTCAAGGGCGGCGCGGCGGAGGCCAGGGCATTCATCGACAGGTTGCAGGTCTTCTCCCTGCTGGCCAACGTGGCGGATGCAAAATCGCTGGTAATCCACCCCGCCTCTACCACGCATTCGCAGCTCACCGACGCAGAACTTGCCGAAACGGGCATCCGGCCCAACACGGTCAGGCTCTCCATTGGCATTGAGCACGTGGATGATATTATTGAAGACATTGCCCAGGCCCTGGGCTAA
- a CDS encoding competence/damage-inducible protein A produces the protein MKAEIISVGTELLLGHTVNTDATHVARELSALGMDLLQVHTVGDNPQRLEKALREALERAEVVITTGGLGPTEDDLTKETVALVAEAPLEEHADSMARLREYFGTRPMSANQAKQAMLPRGSVAFPNLVGTAPGCATPAGEGRWVLMLPGPPSELLPMLHDSAVPFLRSMSGSVISSFMVKTFGIGEGVAALRIAGLTGSANPTAATYAGDAEMFVRVTAKAQDAAAAEALAAPMVAEVRKLLGHFVYGVNVAGLETVVVQELALQGKKLATAESCTGGLLAKRITDQPGASDVFGYGMVTYANEAKERLLGVPHDMLCAHGAVSPEVARAMAQGARKYSGADYGIGITGVAGPGGGTPQKPVGLVYIALSDAEHVWLRVMRPQGRYLGRDWTRRLASSHALDMLRRRLADLPVEDQWSLDQA, from the coding sequence ATGAAGGCGGAAATAATATCGGTCGGCACAGAACTCCTGCTGGGGCATACGGTCAATACGGATGCAACCCATGTGGCGCGGGAGCTTTCTGCGCTGGGGATGGATCTTTTACAGGTGCACACCGTGGGCGACAACCCGCAACGGCTGGAGAAAGCCCTGCGCGAGGCCCTGGAACGCGCGGAAGTCGTTATAACCACCGGCGGCCTTGGCCCCACGGAAGACGATCTGACCAAGGAAACAGTAGCCCTGGTGGCCGAAGCGCCACTTGAGGAACATGCAGACAGCATGGCGCGGTTGCGGGAGTATTTCGGCACGCGCCCCATGTCGGCCAATCAGGCCAAACAGGCCATGTTGCCGCGCGGATCCGTGGCTTTCCCCAATCTGGTGGGCACTGCCCCCGGCTGCGCCACCCCTGCGGGCGAGGGGCGCTGGGTGCTCATGCTGCCTGGGCCTCCATCCGAACTGCTGCCCATGCTGCACGACAGCGCCGTGCCCTTTTTGCGGAGCATGAGCGGGTCGGTCATTTCTTCGTTCATGGTAAAGACCTTTGGCATAGGCGAGGGCGTGGCGGCCTTGCGCATTGCGGGGCTGACTGGCAGTGCCAATCCCACGGCGGCAACCTATGCGGGCGATGCGGAAATGTTTGTGCGGGTAACGGCCAAGGCGCAGGATGCCGCCGCTGCCGAGGCTCTGGCTGCCCCCATGGTGGCGGAGGTGCGCAAACTGCTGGGGCACTTTGTGTACGGCGTGAATGTTGCGGGGCTGGAGACGGTGGTGGTGCAGGAACTGGCGCTTCAGGGCAAAAAACTTGCAACTGCGGAATCCTGCACCGGCGGCCTGCTGGCCAAGCGCATCACGGACCAGCCCGGCGCATCGGATGTTTTTGGCTATGGTATGGTAACCTACGCCAACGAAGCCAAGGAGCGGCTGCTCGGCGTGCCGCACGATATGCTGTGCGCGCACGGGGCCGTCAGCCCGGAGGTGGCGCGGGCCATGGCCCAGGGCGCGCGCAAGTACAGCGGCGCAGATTATGGCATTGGCATTACGGGCGTGGCCGGGCCCGGCGGCGGCACGCCGCAAAAGCCTGTGGGCCTTGTGTACATTGCCCTGAGTGATGCGGAGCATGTCTGGCTGCGCGTCATGCGCCCGCAAGGACGTTATCTGGGCCGCGACTGGACGCGCCGCCTGGCCTCAAGCCATGCGCTGGACATGCTGCGCCGCCGTCTTGCCGATCTGCCAGTTGAAGATCAGTGGAGTCTGGATCAGGCCTAG
- a CDS encoding DUF190 domain-containing protein, whose product MNGYKLTFYTQQGRSHGHMSIAEWLLKEAKAIGVEGATFAAAQGGYGRDGKYHSARFFDVGEQPMEVTMAVSPEHSEQLFARIEQENLQIFYMKIPVEFGITCSGKNQPA is encoded by the coding sequence ATGAACGGCTACAAACTGACATTTTATACGCAGCAGGGGCGCTCGCACGGGCACATGAGCATTGCGGAATGGCTGCTTAAGGAAGCAAAGGCCATTGGCGTTGAGGGCGCAACCTTTGCCGCGGCGCAAGGTGGTTACGGGCGCGACGGCAAATACCACAGCGCACGCTTTTTTGATGTGGGCGAGCAGCCCATGGAGGTAACCATGGCCGTGAGCCCGGAACACAGCGAGCAGCTTTTTGCCCGCATTGAGCAGGAAAATCTGCAAATCTTCTATATGAAAATCCCTGTGGAATTTGGCATCACCTGCTCGGGAAAAAATCAGCCCGCCTGA
- the crcB gene encoding fluoride efflux transporter CrcB: MVKNVLVITLGAGAGACLRWVLSMLLNSIFPAIPLGTVAANFLGGFGIGLSLGVFNSLPGLAPEWRLLIITGFLGGLTTFSTFTAEIGTLLQEQRIGMAAGAITLHVCGSLICFFMGLGAVSLLKSLFR; encoded by the coding sequence ATGGTCAAAAACGTTCTTGTCATCACATTGGGGGCCGGGGCCGGGGCCTGCCTTCGCTGGGTGCTTTCAATGCTGCTCAATTCCATCTTTCCGGCTATTCCGCTTGGTACGGTGGCCGCCAATTTCCTCGGCGGGTTCGGCATCGGGCTTTCGCTGGGCGTGTTCAACTCGCTGCCCGGTCTGGCCCCCGAATGGCGGCTGCTTATCATCACCGGTTTTCTTGGCGGCCTCACCACCTTTTCCACCTTCACGGCAGAGATCGGCACCCTGCTGCAGGAACAACGCATAGGCATGGCCGCCGGGGCCATAACCCTGCACGTCTGCGGCTCGCTGATCTGTTTTTTCATGGGCCTTGGCGCAGTTTCGCTTCTCAAATCCCTCTTTCGTTAG
- a CDS encoding symporter translates to MNSRDLIMVLSSLLSMAAGVFLPQAAEPLAAMPRLILIFMLYMSFLAVGMEALMREIRHMKGTLCFLVALRLAVLPLLCLAVFRLCMPQFALGAFLLGAAPVGVMAAVFSLMVGANTALILVANIATSLLLPASLPAVLSATDAGLRLLGLEPLNMPAHLELGHMSVSLCVTILVPFAAAHLTRIHLDGLRNLLLRWQFPLITVSIVVSNIAIFSHYGDLLRQSPELLLKSLGAASLLCLVMTLAAIPLARRMSRQVGMAFQISFGVINNVLVMIVCMEFFSATEAIMAAAYLAPLYVLLFYYRLCSRDKKQG, encoded by the coding sequence ATGAATTCCCGCGACCTTATCATGGTCCTTTCTTCGCTGCTTTCCATGGCGGCGGGCGTTTTTCTGCCCCAGGCGGCAGAACCGCTTGCCGCGATGCCGCGCCTTATCCTCATTTTTATGCTTTATATGAGTTTTCTGGCTGTGGGCATGGAAGCCCTGATGCGCGAAATACGCCACATGAAGGGCACACTCTGCTTTCTGGTGGCCCTGCGGCTTGCGGTGCTGCCGCTGCTGTGCCTTGCGGTCTTCCGCCTGTGCATGCCCCAGTTTGCGCTGGGGGCCTTTCTGCTGGGGGCGGCGCCCGTGGGGGTCATGGCCGCTGTTTTTTCGCTTATGGTGGGGGCCAATACGGCGCTTATTCTTGTGGCCAACATCGCCACGTCACTGCTACTGCCCGCAAGCCTGCCCGCCGTGCTTTCCGCTACGGATGCCGGGCTGCGCCTGCTTGGGCTTGAGCCGCTCAACATGCCCGCGCATCTGGAACTTGGGCACATGAGCGTGTCGCTCTGCGTGACCATTCTTGTGCCCTTTGCCGCCGCGCACCTTACGCGCATCCACCTTGACGGACTGCGCAACCTGCTTTTGCGCTGGCAGTTCCCGCTCATAACCGTGTCCATCGTGGTTTCCAACATTGCCATTTTCAGCCACTACGGCGACCTGCTGCGCCAATCGCCCGAGCTGCTGCTCAAATCGCTGGGCGCGGCCTCCCTGCTCTGCCTCGTCATGACGCTTGCCGCCATCCCCCTGGCCCGCCGCATGAGCAGGCAGGTGGGCATGGCCTTTCAGATTTCGTTCGGCGTTATCAACAACGTGCTGGTCATGATCGTGTGCATGGAATTTTTCAGCGCTACAGAAGCGATCATGGCTGCAGCCTACCTGGCCCCCCTGTACGTGCTGCTGTTTTATTACCGCCTGTGCAGCCGGGATAAAAAGCAGGGCTGA
- a CDS encoding bifunctional metallophosphatase/5'-nucleotidase, whose protein sequence is MASFLLRFRFSALALFLWASLFTGFLLDSLPCHAQEKAGLELLLLHTNDLHSYLAGRDAHGNACLKSEGCTGGFARLATAMKRARAEHDNVLAVDAGDQFQGTLFFTANKWPMLADINSLMPYDAMTLGNHEFDDGCEATAGFVRAQPYPVLAANLDARPGCPLRGTPFRPWIIKEVRGVKVGIVGLANPSVRTLSAACPETWFYKSETTLKKAVAELEKQGVRHIIAVTHLGLPKDLELARSVDGVDIIVGGHTHDYLGPKSSKGPYPIVEHSPSGKPVLVVTAGALAKYLGQLDVTFDAQGVPVRWQGEALPLDASIPPDPAVEAKIAQYAQKLEAFTSVTVGQNNLNAPDGLHQCRIGECLSGLIATDSMLDYGRSYGAQAAIINGGGLRAPLRQGALNLGDMLAVLPFGNKVIIRDFSGEQLLAALEHGVADYKGVGSPLLHTAGLRYVYNPALPSGKRIVRAELLDAGGAARPLDPAARYRVVLVDYLERRGDGYAMLAKGSPVEAPDPVDVDVLAAYIKKFSPLTALPPDRLIRQTN, encoded by the coding sequence ATGGCGTCATTCCTGTTGCGATTCCGTTTTTCCGCACTGGCCCTGTTTTTATGGGCCAGCCTGTTTACGGGCTTTTTGCTGGATTCCCTGCCCTGCCATGCTCAGGAAAAGGCGGGCCTCGAACTGCTCTTGCTGCACACCAACGACCTGCACTCCTACCTTGCGGGAAGGGATGCCCACGGCAACGCCTGCCTGAAATCCGAGGGCTGCACGGGCGGTTTTGCCCGCCTTGCCACAGCCATGAAGCGCGCCCGCGCGGAGCACGACAACGTGCTGGCCGTGGACGCGGGCGACCAGTTTCAGGGCACCCTGTTTTTTACCGCCAACAAGTGGCCCATGCTGGCCGACATCAACAGCCTGATGCCCTATGACGCCATGACGCTGGGCAACCACGAATTTGACGACGGCTGCGAGGCCACTGCCGGATTTGTGCGGGCGCAGCCCTATCCCGTGCTGGCCGCCAATCTGGATGCCCGCCCCGGCTGCCCCCTGCGCGGAACGCCGTTCCGCCCATGGATCATCAAGGAAGTGCGCGGGGTCAAGGTGGGTATTGTGGGGCTTGCCAACCCAAGTGTGCGTACGCTTTCTGCGGCCTGCCCAGAAACCTGGTTCTACAAGAGCGAAACCACGCTGAAAAAGGCCGTGGCGGAGCTGGAAAAGCAGGGTGTGCGGCACATCATAGCCGTGACGCATCTTGGCCTGCCAAAGGATCTGGAACTGGCCCGCAGCGTGGACGGCGTGGATATTATTGTGGGCGGTCATACCCACGACTACCTTGGCCCAAAATCATCCAAGGGGCCGTACCCTATTGTGGAGCATTCGCCCTCGGGCAAGCCTGTTCTGGTGGTCACTGCCGGGGCGCTTGCCAAGTATCTGGGCCAGCTCGACGTGACTTTTGACGCGCAGGGCGTCCCCGTGCGCTGGCAGGGCGAGGCCCTGCCTCTGGATGCCTCCATTCCGCCCGACCCGGCCGTGGAAGCCAAGATCGCCCAGTATGCTCAAAAGCTGGAAGCCTTCACCTCCGTTACCGTGGGGCAGAACAACCTGAATGCGCCTGACGGCCTGCACCAGTGCCGCATAGGTGAATGCCTTTCCGGCCTCATCGCGACCGATTCCATGCTGGATTATGGCCGCAGCTACGGAGCGCAGGCCGCCATTATCAACGGCGGGGGGCTGCGCGCCCCTCTGCGGCAGGGAGCGCTGAACCTTGGCGACATGCTGGCCGTGCTGCCCTTTGGCAACAAGGTCATCATTCGCGATTTCAGCGGCGAGCAACTGCTGGCAGCGCTGGAACACGGCGTGGCCGACTACAAAGGCGTGGGATCGCCCCTGCTGCACACGGCGGGGCTGCGCTACGTGTATAATCCCGCTCTGCCGTCCGGCAAACGCATTGTGCGCGCAGAGCTGCTGGACGCGGGCGGAGCCGCGCGCCCCCTTGACCCTGCCGCCCGCTACCGGGTGGTTCTTGTGGATTATCTGGAACGTCGGGGCGATGGCTACGCCATGCTTGCCAAGGGATCGCCAGTGGAAGCCCCCGACCCGGTGGATGTGGACGTGCTGGCGGCATACATCAAAAAATTCAGCCCGCTGACGGCCTTGCCGCCAGACCGCCTGATCCGACAGACGAACTGA
- a CDS encoding cysteine hydrolase family protein yields the protein MQALIIIDIQNDYFPGGKMELCGSEAAASNAALLLKAFRKAGKPVFHVQHISLAPTATFFLPGTTGALIHESLAPLTGETVVEKHFPNSFRDTPLLGLLQAQNITDIAIAGMMTHMCVDTTTRAAFDLGFTCHLAHDACATRDLAHDGKTVCAADVQTAYMAALGQVFAQVRSTQELCAAISQSR from the coding sequence ATGCAGGCTCTTATAATCATAGATATTCAGAACGATTACTTCCCCGGCGGCAAGATGGAGCTTTGCGGCAGCGAGGCAGCGGCCAGTAATGCCGCCCTGCTGCTCAAGGCTTTTCGCAAGGCTGGAAAACCTGTTTTTCATGTACAGCATATTTCTCTTGCGCCCACTGCCACGTTTTTTCTGCCCGGCACAACCGGGGCGCTTATTCATGAAAGTCTTGCTCCTCTGACGGGCGAGACCGTGGTGGAAAAGCACTTTCCCAATTCCTTCCGCGACACCCCCCTGCTTGGTCTGCTCCAGGCGCAGAATATCACGGACATCGCCATAGCGGGCATGATGACCCACATGTGCGTGGATACCACCACCCGCGCCGCCTTTGACCTTGGCTTCACCTGCCATCTTGCCCACGATGCCTGTGCCACCCGCGATCTTGCGCACGATGGCAAAACCGTATGCGCCGCCGATGTGCAGACAGCGTACATGGCCGCCCTTGGGCAGGTATTCGCTCAGGTACGCAGCACGCAGGAACTGTGCGCGGCCATCAGTCAGAGCCGTTAG
- a CDS encoding FmdE family protein, with translation MNIGAYTFSQFHGIAEEFHGCAAPGLLIGGYMVELAKGMLPEGTLFEAVAETSKCLPDAVQLLSLCSTGNNRLHVRDLGLYALSLYNKKTGVGVRVSIDPAKLFAYPEIRSWFMKEKPKHAQDIVELERQIEEAGYSICKVQRVQVDKVFLGHGHMGTIGICPRCGEAYPLDHGPQCLGCQGQAPYTTLDPES, from the coding sequence ATGAATATCGGCGCGTATACGTTTTCGCAGTTCCACGGGATCGCAGAGGAGTTTCACGGTTGCGCGGCCCCCGGTCTGCTTATCGGCGGCTATATGGTCGAGCTTGCCAAGGGTATGCTGCCCGAAGGAACTCTCTTTGAAGCAGTGGCGGAAACCAGCAAATGCCTGCCGGACGCGGTGCAGCTGCTCAGCCTGTGCAGCACGGGCAACAACCGTTTGCATGTGCGTGATCTGGGACTCTACGCGCTCTCGCTGTACAACAAAAAGACGGGCGTGGGCGTGCGCGTGAGCATAGACCCGGCAAAACTATTCGCCTATCCGGAAATCCGTAGCTGGTTCATGAAAGAAAAGCCCAAGCATGCGCAGGATATTGTGGAGCTTGAACGGCAAATTGAAGAAGCCGGGTACAGCATCTGCAAGGTGCAGCGCGTGCAGGTGGACAAGGTTTTTCTGGGACATGGTCATATGGGCACCATCGGCATTTGCCCCCGCTGCGGCGAGGCCTATCCTCTGGATCACGGCCCGCAGTGCCTTGGCTGCCAGGGGCAGGCTCCCTACACAACGCTTGACCCTGAAAGTTGA
- a CDS encoding glycoside hydrolase family 3 N-terminal domain-containing protein, whose protein sequence is MFDAVNRGKSPNVSRCSDSQILFAAARKGGVTLCLLALALISCFSPLLRSGASAAQAAPAKTSAGSAAPSLDVMIGSMLMLGFRGADLPQGDAFLAQVRAGHVGHIILFDRDVTTGGERNIISPQQVRRLTASLRAASPCPMFIAVDQEGGRVRRLKPQRGFADLPSAQSMGAASPEKTRAIARQLGVELASLGISVDLAPVADVNSNPANPAIGALERSFSPNPALVAAHALAFGQGLAQSGIIPALKHFPGQGGAQKDSHLGLTDITRSWNAKTDLAPYAQAFAQGWPGMVMLGHLYHKGLDPQYPATLSRAVVADLLRGRMGWQGVIISDDMQMKAITDHYGMEQAMLLAVNAGVDILLFGNNLYWDETLPRKAFDALRGLVESGRISRQRIMESWLRITNLYASRATAARAAADGFSALYPWTR, encoded by the coding sequence GTGTTTGATGCTGTAAACAGGGGAAAATCCCCCAATGTTTCGCGCTGCTCCGACAGCCAGATTCTTTTTGCCGCCGCGCGCAAGGGTGGGGTCACGCTTTGTCTGCTTGCGCTGGCGCTGATTTCTTGTTTTTCGCCACTGCTGCGATCAGGGGCCTCGGCTGCGCAGGCCGCGCCCGCCAAGACAAGCGCGGGCAGTGCCGCGCCATCGCTGGACGTCATGATCGGCTCCATGCTCATGCTGGGCTTTCGCGGGGCGGATTTGCCCCAGGGCGATGCCTTTCTTGCGCAGGTGCGCGCCGGGCATGTGGGGCATATTATCCTGTTTGACCGGGATGTTACCACAGGCGGGGAACGTAATATCATTTCGCCCCAGCAGGTGCGGCGGCTCACAGCCTCGCTGCGGGCGGCGTCCCCCTGCCCCATGTTCATAGCTGTTGACCAGGAGGGCGGACGGGTGCGGCGGCTCAAGCCGCAACGCGGTTTTGCCGATCTGCCTTCCGCCCAGAGCATGGGCGCGGCCAGCCCTGAGAAAACCCGCGCCATTGCCCGGCAACTGGGCGTGGAACTGGCCTCGCTGGGAATTTCTGTTGATCTGGCCCCGGTGGCGGATGTGAACAGCAACCCCGCCAATCCGGCCATTGGCGCGCTGGAGCGCAGCTTCAGCCCCAATCCGGCGCTTGTGGCCGCGCACGCTCTGGCCTTTGGGCAGGGGCTGGCGCAGAGCGGCATCATCCCAGCGCTCAAGCATTTTCCCGGTCAGGGCGGCGCGCAGAAGGATTCGCATCTGGGGCTGACGGACATCACCCGCAGCTGGAACGCCAAGACTGACCTTGCTCCCTACGCACAGGCCTTTGCACAGGGCTGGCCCGGCATGGTGATGCTTGGGCACCTGTACCACAAGGGGCTTGACCCGCAATATCCTGCCACGCTTTCCCGCGCTGTTGTTGCCGACCTGTTGCGCGGGCGCATGGGCTGGCAGGGCGTGATCATCAGCGACGACATGCAGATGAAGGCCATCACCGACCATTACGGCATGGAGCAGGCAATGCTGCTGGCCGTCAACGCCGGGGTGGACATTCTGCTGTTCGGCAATAACCTGTATTGGGACGAAACCCTGCCCCGCAAAGCCTTTGATGCCTTGCGCGGGCTTGTGGAAAGCGGGCGCATTTCGCGCCAGCGGATCATGGAATCATGGCTGCGCATCACTAACCTGTACGCAAGCCGCGCCACTGCCGCCAGGGCCGCCGCCGATGGATTTTCGGCGCTCTATCCCTGGACCAGATAA
- a CDS encoding c-type cytochrome — MQQWTDLFLNKPLPEGWMQGLLFITFGLHLLFVLLMLGTAILSLLFFLRDLLRQPTPDQHWNEHVAHSHMGLKSLAVVLGVGPLLLMQISHPHAFFTVTGLFSYAWLAIIPLLIAAFLLFDGFAHKLATSAWLALICGLVGVAALMTVPAIFTGALTLMERPAEWADFAARGIRFDAQWMPHWVLRYLHVLGAAVAFGAAFHLFFSARNEKQKAPLLRKWLLGALAAQAVIGLALLATILPQLSVPVLSLISLGALALGAAVWILRPESSTSDYRLLALLPLIFVSMLLARQLMQNEALAPGQAEATAQREQRVQELAPFSQKALDAFAVKLRTVYDNGDTIYDGACEPCHGLTGHGDGAEASRLRIPATDLTTMRTDRDYVYEMVRDGIPGTGMPYFRMFDREKLESLLGVMGKRFGMYAATPPPPRDISPLSLEVWIGTCAKCHAANGSVSPSGRAMQPPPPDFTRSSLTHGQALKIITEGYPGTGMPGYRNQPQTVREDLVIICNSFRAAHNKNGK; from the coding sequence ATGCAGCAATGGACAGACCTGTTTCTCAACAAACCCTTGCCCGAAGGCTGGATGCAGGGGCTGCTCTTCATAACTTTCGGCCTGCATCTGCTCTTTGTGCTGCTCATGCTTGGCACGGCCATACTGAGTCTGCTGTTCTTTCTGCGTGATCTGCTGCGGCAGCCTACGCCCGATCAGCACTGGAACGAACACGTGGCCCATTCGCACATGGGCCTCAAAAGTCTGGCCGTGGTGCTGGGCGTTGGCCCGCTGCTGCTCATGCAGATAAGCCATCCGCATGCCTTTTTTACGGTTACAGGGCTTTTTTCATATGCGTGGCTGGCGATTATTCCGCTGCTGATCGCGGCCTTTCTGCTGTTTGACGGTTTTGCGCACAAGCTTGCCACCAGCGCGTGGCTGGCCCTCATTTGCGGGCTGGTGGGCGTTGCGGCCCTCATGACTGTGCCCGCCATCTTTACCGGGGCGCTGACCCTCATGGAACGCCCTGCGGAGTGGGCCGACTTTGCCGCCCGCGGCATCCGCTTTGACGCGCAGTGGATGCCCCACTGGGTGCTGCGCTACCTGCATGTGCTGGGCGCGGCAGTGGCCTTTGGCGCGGCTTTTCACCTGTTTTTCTCCGCCAGAAATGAAAAGCAGAAGGCCCCGCTGCTGCGCAAGTGGCTGCTTGGCGCTCTGGCGGCTCAGGCGGTCATCGGGCTGGCCCTGCTGGCAACCATACTACCGCAACTGTCCGTCCCGGTGCTGTCGCTCATAAGCCTTGGAGCTCTGGCCCTTGGCGCGGCGGTCTGGATTCTGAGACCGGAATCGTCAACTTCCGACTATCGTTTGCTGGCCCTGCTGCCCCTTATCTTCGTCTCCATGCTGCTGGCCCGTCAGCTCATGCAGAACGAGGCGCTGGCCCCCGGGCAGGCCGAGGCTACGGCCCAGCGCGAGCAGCGCGTTCAGGAGCTGGCTCCTTTCAGTCAGAAGGCTCTGGACGCCTTTGCCGTCAAGCTGCGCACCGTGTACGACAATGGCGACACCATCTATGACGGCGCATGCGAGCCGTGCCACGGCCTCACCGGGCATGGTGACGGGGCGGAAGCCTCACGCCTGCGCATCCCCGCCACAGACCTGACCACCATGCGCACCGACCGGGATTATGTGTATGAAATGGTGCGCGACGGCATCCCTGGCACAGGCATGCCCTATTTTCGCATGTTCGACCGCGAAAAGCTGGAGAGCCTGCTGGGCGTCATGGGCAAGCGCTTTGGCATGTATGCAGCCACGCCGCCGCCCCCGCGCGATATCAGCCCTCTTTCGCTTGAAGTATGGATAGGCACCTGCGCCAAATGCCACGCGGCCAACGGCAGCGTCAGCCCCTCGGGGCGGGCCATGCAGCCCCCGCCGCCCGATTTCACGCGCAGCAGCCTGACCCACGGGCAGGCCCTCAAAATCATTACCGAGGGCTACCCCGGCACAGGCATGCCCGGCTACCGGAACCAGCCCCAGACCGTGCGCGAAGACCTCGTCATCATCTGCAACAGCTTCCGCGCTGCGCATAACAAGAACGGGAAATAG